GTCGATCGAGTCGATGCGCGACCTGACGGGCCAGGCCGGCCAGGCGCTGGGCGCGGTGGGCGAAACGCTCAGCCGCGTGCGGTCGGCGCTCGAGCCTGAGCGCACCCTGATCGGTTTCGCCGGCGCGCCCTGGACCGTGGCGACCTACATGATCGAGGGCGGGTCCAGCGATCGCTCCGGCGCGCGGACCTATGCCTACCAGAACGCGGAAAAGCTGGACGCCCTGATCCAGGTGCTGGTCGACGCCACTATCGACTATCTGGCCATGCAAGCCGCGTCGGGCGCTCAGGTGCTGAAGCTGTTCGAGAGCTGGGCCGAGGGCTTGTCCGAGCCGCTGTTCGATCGCCTGGTGACGAAGCCGCACACCGCCATTGTCGAGGGCCTGCGGACCAGGGGCGTCACGACCCCGATCATCGGCTTCCCGCGCGGCGCCGGAACCCTGGTCGAGACCTACGCCAAGCTCGCGCCGGTTCAGGGCGTGGCGCTGGACACCCAGGCCTCGGCGGCGCTGGGCCAGTCGATCCAGAAGACCAAGGCCATCCAGGGCGCGCTCGATCCTCTGCTGCTGCGGGCCGGCGGCGACGCCCTGCTGGCGCGGGTCGACCAGCTTCTGGAACAGTGGGGGCAAGGTCCCTACATCTTCAACCTGGGTCACGGCATCTTGCCCGACACGCCGATCGCCCACGTCGAGGCGGTGCTGGCCCGGGTCACCGGCAAGTGACGACCATGAAGGGGCAGGGGCGCAGGATCGCCGTCGTCCTGTTCAATCTGGGCGGACCCGACGGGCCGGACGCGGTGCGGCCGTTCCTGTTCAACCTGTTCCGGGATCCGGCCATCATCGGCCTGCCGGCCCTGCTGCGTTATCCGATCGCCGCCCTGATCGCCGGGACGCGCGCCAAGCTGGCCAAGGAGAACTACGCCCTGATGGGCGGCGGTTCGCCCCTGCTGCCGGAGACGGAAAAGCAGGCCAGGGCGCTGGAGGCCGATCTGGCCGCGCGCTTTCCGGACGCTGAGACCCGCTGCTTCATCGCCATGCGCTACTGGAAGCCGCTGACCCACGAGACCGCCAAGGCCGTGAAGGCCTTCGCCCCGGACGAGGTCGTGTTGGTGCCGCTCTATCCGCAATATTCGTCGACCACGACCGGTTCGTCGCTGAAGGCCTGGAAGCGGGCCTATCGTAAGGGTCCGGGCCGGGTCTCGACGGTCTGCTGCTATCCGACGGACGAAGCTTTGGTTCAGGCGCATGCCGACCTGATCAAGG
The window above is part of the Caulobacter soli genome. Proteins encoded here:
- the hemE gene encoding uroporphyrinogen decarboxylase → MSIDQKPKLLSVLDGQKAERPPVWFMRQAGRYLPEYRAVRATEPTFIDFCLNPEKAAEVTLQPMRRFPYDAAIVFADILLIPQALGQKVWFEAGEGPKLGGLPSIESMRDLTGQAGQALGAVGETLSRVRSALEPERTLIGFAGAPWTVATYMIEGGSSDRSGARTYAYQNAEKLDALIQVLVDATIDYLAMQAASGAQVLKLFESWAEGLSEPLFDRLVTKPHTAIVEGLRTRGVTTPIIGFPRGAGTLVETYAKLAPVQGVALDTQASAALGQSIQKTKAIQGALDPLLLRAGGDALLARVDQLLEQWGQGPYIFNLGHGILPDTPIAHVEAVLARVTGK
- the hemH gene encoding ferrochelatase, with translation MKGQGRRIAVVLFNLGGPDGPDAVRPFLFNLFRDPAIIGLPALLRYPIAALIAGTRAKLAKENYALMGGGSPLLPETEKQARALEADLAARFPDAETRCFIAMRYWKPLTHETAKAVKAFAPDEVVLVPLYPQYSSTTTGSSLKAWKRAYRKGPGRVSTVCCYPTDEALVQAHADLIKAAYDKAGRPGPARLLFSAHGLPEKVILAGDPYQQQIEATAAAVAARLGEGEGWDWRVTYQSRVGPMKWIGPSTEDEIRAASQQGLALVVTPIAFVSEHIETLVELDHEYRQVAFENGCPVYVRVPALGVTPGFIEGLGRAVGNVLGAPDRLVTACAWRCGGDRTQCPNKSGARA